AAAAGCTTCACACTATATTAATGTGCAATAAAACGATGGATTTCATTCATCTTTAGTGTAAAGGAAGTTAAAGAGTTGAGAATTGGTGTTTAATTACTTAAACAAAAAAGAGACTCTGTGTATAAATACACAGAGTCTTATAGTTTGTGTAGGACGAAACAGATAACTAGAGAAATTGGTAACGCTTGCAAAAAAGCGTTAAATTCCTAGGGACACTTTATCGTGTACCTATATGATACTATAATCATCAAGGGTTGTAAATATTCTGTTTATTAATTTTACTATTTGTTTTAAAGTAATGTTTGTCCTCATATTTATTAGCATCTACTTAGAAAGGAACTAAAAGGATGAAGATTAGAATTTTATTTTATTTAATTGGCCTCTTCTTAATGGGTTTTGGTGTCACACTGACAATAAAAGCTGACTTAGGAGCTGGAGCATGGGATGCCTTAAACGTTGGTCTGTCAAATGTTGTTGGGTTAACAGTAGGAAGTTGGGTTATTATCATTGGGGTAATCTTAATATTTATTAACGCCTTAATCGTTAGAGGTAAACCTAAATTACTAGCTGTGGTTACAATTTTATTAATAGGTTTTTCAGTTGATTTTTGGCTAATAGTAGTTATGAACAACGTTCATTTAAGTACATTATTATTACAGGTAATATCTCTTATCGCCGGGATAATACTTATTGCCATTGGCGTAGCCATGTATTTGCAAACAAAGTTTCCTGCTAATCCAATTGATCAACTGATGATCTCATTGCATGAAAGGTTTCAATTGAACTTTATGATCGCTAAAACAATTGGAGAGGTTACCGCATTAATCTTAGCGTTTATTTTGCAAGGACCTATTGGTGTAGGGACAATCATCATTACCTTTTTAATTGGACCAATGATTCAATGGATAAATAAGCCTATGACGAAGAGGTATGAGTTATTGCTAAAGAGATAGTAGAGAAATCGTCATGCTTAAGAACTTTATAGAAGTACTGATTAAAAATTTTGGATAAACCATTTCCCAATTGAAAACAATAATGACAAGCATGTTGAAAGGAGTAAAAACCATGAAAAGAAGATTGCTCATTTCTTTAGTTTTGCTTTTATCATTTAGTTTTTCAAGTGCTGTATTAGCAGAAGGGAAAACACAAAAGCCGAAGATGCCGGGTTCGGTAATGGATATTTCAAAGGAAAACACATATCCAAATCCAACTCAGGATTTACCTTATTTACAGCCAAGTGAGCTAACTCAGCAACTGATTGATACAGCAGAAGTTCCAATTGAGAATCCTGATTTGATTCGTATTTTAAATGAATCCACTATTTCTGATGCACCACTTGCCTTCGGATATCGTGCCACTATTTATTTAGGTCAGTGGGCACTTAATTATGAATCAACTGAAACAGCAACAAATTGGGAGTATCAAAAAATAAACACAAATTATCAAGATAATCGTGGTGGAAAATCACAAATCCAAATGCATTATCGCCAGGAGGCGCAAAAATCTGTAAAAGGTGGCTTAACAGCAAAAGTCCCTGAAGCAGAGCATGTTAAAAAAATGATGTTGTTAGAGGCAATGAAGAAAACAAATTTACCATTAGCGTTTGAAACGATCATTGGGGCAGGAACAAAGAAAGATCAGGTGTATAATGTACCTCCTAAAAAATTAGGCTATTTATATGCCTATGCTCCCGCAGTGAGTGAAAAAGGAAAAGTAACGTATGGTGAAGTTTATTTGGTATTAAAAGGTAATAAGAAAAGCATTGTTGTAAAGAATATAACATCACAAGGAATTGGCGCATGGATTCCATTACAAGATCATGCATCATTTGGATTTGTTACATCCGATCAACCTAGATAACCATAAAAAATCAGTACCTTGTGTTAGGTACTGATTTTTTTACTTTGGCTTAATGAAACTCTTTCTTCTGCCAACAGAATATTTTCATCGAAAAGAGCTTTAGCAATGATTTTCCTTGCTTCCTTCGCCGCATTCCAATAGTGTTGGTCATCAACTAAACCGATGATTGCATATTCGTATCCCCGATAATTAGCATTTAAAGAGGTAATCCCGAATAAGTGAAAGGGCTCAATAATTGTGTCAGATGAATCTCTTTTTAAGTAGTCTTCTAATTCCTGGTTTATTTTTTCACAAGTGTGTTCTAGTACTGTCCACACTTTATCTGGATCTTCTCTAAAGCTTGTCACAACACGCTCAATAACTCTCATCCGGTCTATGTTATAGTTATGAATTTGTTTTATTTCACCGTTACTAATTGTTAATAATTTTCCGCTCCATTCTCGTACCTTTAAAGAGCGGAGTCCGATTTCTTCAACAGTGCCATTAAATGTGTTATTGATTGTAATGAAATCACCTTGATGAAGCTGTTTTTCATAAATTAAGAACATTCCTGCTAAAATATCCTTTATTAAGCTTTGTGCTCCAAATCCGATGACAATACCTGCCACACCGGCACCTGCTAGGATGGATCCAAAATTTTCAACAAATAAAGAGATAATGTATAAGATGAAACCTATAGTAGCGGCATATCTTGTGACGGATCGAATCATACTTTCAATTGTTTTTTCTTTTCGCTCTTCGATAAAATCTGTTCGCTGGAAGAACTTTCTTATAAAGAAATTGATGATAAAAACACTCACTGCTAAGAGAATAGCAACAATAATCACTTTTAGTAACTCATATTCTTTTAAAAATGCTACTGTCTGTTCCATCGTCTCACCCTATATATTCGATTTTCTTTTTGTGAAATCTATATCTTGGTAATAACTATTTTTAACAAGTACATTAGGTCCTAGACATTGAACTGCTGGACAGTGGCAATTTAATGATTTAGCAAGGTTTGTATTCATCCAGTTTGAGTAGGCTGATTGTAGAGTGTTATGCTGAATATTCCCGAGTGACGGAGTATCACCAAAGTCAGTCACGATAATATCTCCATCAAAGATATTTACATTAAGTCTTGAACGGCCATCAGGATCATTTCGTACCGTGACATTTTTGCACTCGCGTAAACGTTGGATGAGTTCTAAGTCCTCTTCATTTTGACTGCAAGCATAAAATGGTAAAGTTCCAAACAACATCCATACACTTTCATCCCGAAAATTTAATAACTGATGAATTGCTTTTCGCATTTCTGGAAGAGAAAGAGTTTCTAAGGCACTTGCAAAATCACTTGGATACATTGGGTGAATTTCATGACGTTGACAAAGCATTTCTTCAACAATTTGTTTATGTATTTTCTCCATATAAGGAAGTGTTCGTTTATTAAGCATCGTTTCAGCAGATACAATCACACCCTCCCTTACTAAAGCTCGGCTATTCTCAATCATTCGATCAAACAAAGCAGCTCTTTGTTGGTAAGTGCTTTCGATCCATAACAGCAAACCCGACCTCGACGAATTCATCAATTGTTCCCCAGTTATGAGATATATGTAAAACGTCAAGGTAAGGAATAATTTTTTCGTAACGCTTTAAATCCAAGGTTAAATTTGAATTAATTTGTGTACGTACACCGCGTTCATGGGCATACTTAAGAAGAGGCACCACATACTGTTCAACAGATTTTAATGAAAGCATCGGCTCTCCACCTGTAATACTTAGAGAACGTAGTGTAGGTACTTCATCCAATCTTTTTAGCAGCAGATCAATAGGAAGTGCCTTTGGATCTTTAGGTTGTAAGGTATAACCAACTGCACAATGCTCGCATCTCATATTACAAAGAGTTGTTGTGGTAAATTCAATATTCGTTAACGTCATTTCGCCATACTGCTCTATATCTAAATAAGCTTCCCATGGATCATATGAGGTTGTTATTGGTTTTAATGGTTTTAGTGCATTCATATTGTTTGCTCCTTTTTAAAAGGGTAAAAATGATCTATACATTCGCTTATTTTAACAGAAACCTTAAGGGAGAACATCCATTAATTATGATAGGTTATACTTGTCAAAGAATTGTAAATCATCTACGATACATGTATCTGAAAGGAGAGAAACAATGGGTAACGCAGTACACGATAAGGATTCTCAACTATCCTATTTGAAAAATCGCCTAAATATGTTTTTAGAAGTCATTGACTCGATGGATCCTGAATCTACAGATGTAGACGATGTTGATCGTTTAATTCAAATGCTTGATGATCTTGAATTAAAGCATAATCAGTTTAAAAAAGATTGGAAAGAATGAGCTGGCACTAATTGTGTCGGCTTTTTTTGTGGCATTGCATACCAAAAGAATCCTGAAAACGCTTCTTTTCAATAAATCGCTTGAGGAGTATAATAAAAATTGTGGGAAAAGACCGAAAGTTTACTAAATTAGTAGTGATTAGTGTAGGCACATCCTTGGTTGCTGAGCTTTCACACGAGGGGGAGAATCGAGATGGAGAACTTTTATGAAAGCATGTATCAATTAATAGTAGAAACTTCGACTAACTTACCAAAAGACGTAAGAAGAGCAATTGCAGCAGCAAAATTAAAAGAAAATGCTGGAACACGCTCTGCGATGTCTCTTGCAACGATTACAAATAATATTAAAATGGCTGATGATAATGTTTCTCCAATTTGCCAGGATACAGGCTTACCTACCTTTAAAATAAAAGTGCCGGTATCTGCTAATCAGATTGAAATGAAAAAACAAATTAAACGCGCAATCGAACAAGCTACAAAAGATGGAAAGTTAAGACCGAATTCTGTTGACTCTATTTCTGGTGATAATAGTGGGGACAACCTTGGAGATGGAACCCCTGTTATTAAATTTGAACAATGGGAAAACGATTATATTGATGCCCGCCTTATCCTAAAAGGAGGAGGTTGTGAAAATAAAAATATCCAGTACAGTCTTCCTTGTGAGCTTGAAGGATTAGGAAAAGCAGGCCGTGACTTAGACGGAATTCGCAAGTGTATTATGCATTCTGTATATCAAGCACAAGGACAGGGTTGTAGTGCCGGCTTCATCGGTGTTGGAATTGGTGGAGATCGTACAAGTGGTTATGAGTTGGCGAAGGAACAGCTGTTTAGAAGAGTTGATGATGTGAATGAACGTGAGGAGTTACGTCAACTTGAAGAATATGTTATGGAAAATGCCAATGAGTTAGGAATTGGAACAATGGGCTTTGGTGGTGAAACAACATTACTAGGTTGTAAGGTTGGGGTTATTAACCGTATTCCAGCTAGTTTCTTTGTTTCGGTTGCCTATAATTGTTGGGCGTATCGCCGTTTAGGTGTATACATTGATCCAGAAACAGGTGCAATTAATGAGTGGTTATATCAAGACGGAGAAGAAGTAGATTTTTCACAAGATGAGGTAGCGGCAACTCATGAGCAAAGCGAACAAACAAGAGAAGTAATCCTTGAAGCTCCTATTACAGAAGAAAAAATAAGAGAGCTAAAGGTTGGAGATGTTGTTCGTATTAACGGAATGATGTATACAGGTCGGGATGCAATTCATAAATACCTATCCGAAAATGATTCGCCTGTTGATTTGAATGGTCAAGTTATTTATCATTGTGGCCCTGTTATGTTAAAAGATGAAGATGGAAACTATCATGTGAAAGCCGCTGGTCCTACAACGAGTATTCGTGAAGAGCCTTATCAAGGTGATATTATGAAGCGCTTCGGTATTCGTGCTGTTATTGGAAAAGGCGGAATGGGGCCGAAAACCTTAAAAGCTCTAGGAGAGCATGGCGGTGTTTACTTAAACGCAATTGGTGGAGCAGCACAATACTATGCCGATTGTATCAAATCAGTTGAAGGTGTTGATCTTATGCAATTTGGAATACCTGAAGCTATGTGGCATTTAAAAGTAGAAGGCTTTACTGCTGTTGTTACAATGGATTCTCATGGTAATAGCCTACATGCAGATGTAGATAAAAGCTCACTTGAAAAACTAGCTCAATTTAAAGAGCCTGTATTTAAATAAACGTTTAATTAGAGGAGACCTTGGTATGTAGCCAGGGTCTTCTTTTTATTAGTGGTTATTATGAGGTTAATAGAAGGAATATTATGAACATTTAAAGAAGTGTTTCATTGTAAAATATCTGTAAAATAGGAAGATTTTTCCCTAGCATTCGTTTATAATCAATCCTTGGGTGCTTACGTTACTATAGGCACACTATTATACAGGGCAATAGGTTTAGTGAACGGGGGAAAGCTTTGCTTAAGTTTATTGTAAAGCGAAAGATTTTAGTAAGTTTAGTTACGGTTTTAGTGTTAATCGTAGGAAGCTATTCATTACTGAAGCTGGACAAAGAATTAATGCCATCCATTAATTTTGATGGTGCGTATGTGGATGTGAGTGCTGGTGAAATGTCTGCAATTGAGGTGGAGAGGACTATCACGAACCCACTGGAACAAAGCATTCAAGGTATTGATGGAGTGGAAGAGGTTACCTCTACTACTTCAATTGGAAGAAGTGCTCTAAATATTACAATTGAAACAGGTCGTGGTGATGAAGTTTCAAAAGAAATTGAATCTGTCGTCCAATCAACAACTGCAAATATTAGCGGTATTAATGAAGTTGTTACAGATCAAATAGGAACAAGTTCTCCTTATGAGTTCTATATGGATGTTTCTAATGGAGAAATGGAAGAGATGACTGCTTTTGCTGAAGAAGTTCTAGAGCCACGACTTGAAGAACTTCCGGAAGTAAGAGATGTTTCTTTAGCTGGAATCCAAGAACATGAAATGGTTATTGAGTTTGACCGCGAAAAAGTTCAGGAAAAAGGTTTGGATATCTCACAAATTAGTACTATTATAGGGCAGGCTAATAGTGAGGCAACATTAGGAGAATTAAGTGAAGATCAAAATGCGCCTTCTTTACGTTGGAATACAAAGTTAGAATCTGTTGAGGATGTAGAAAACATTCAAATAATGACTCAAACAGGTGCTGTTGAATTGAAAGAGGTTGCTGATGTAGCAATAGATCCTAAAGAAAACTCATCATTTGTTTGGAAAAACGGTACAAAAGATTTTGTCTTTGTGCAAATCGGACGAGTGGCAGATGTAACTCAAATTGAAATGGCTGAAGCAATAAGGGCAGAAATCAAAGAAATCAAAGACGAAGGTTTAGTAAAAGATTTTGAACTAAATGAAATGGTTGCACAAGCTGACTATGTTAAGGAATCGATTGATGGAGTTTCAAGTAATATCGTTATCGGCGGTGTTATAGCAGTTATTATTCTATTACTATTTTTACGCAACGTGAGAGCCACGATCATTGTCGGACTCTCTATTCCAACATCGATCTTACTTACGTTTTTAGCAATGTGGGCATTAGATTATAGTTTAAATATGTTAACGCTAATTGGGTTAGGATTAGGAATTGGAATGATGGTTGACTCGTCTATTGTTATCCTTGAATCTATTTATAGAAAGAAGGAACAAGGCCTGAAACCATTAGAGTCTGTTGTGGAGGGGACAAAAGAAGTTGCCTCAGCTGTATTTGCGTCGATGCTAACAACAATTGTTGTTTTCCTACCAATTGGTTTGTTAGGCGGAGAAATGGGGCAATTTATGATCCTTCTATCCGTGGTTGTCTCTGCTACATTAATTAGTTCTGTTATTGTCTCTTTTACCCTTATCCCGAGCTTATCTGAGAACTTTTTAAAGCTAGGGAAGAAACAGGTGAAAAAGGAAGGACGATTGTTAAAAGGTTATAGCCATTTTGTATCATGGGTTGTTACGAAAAAACGAAACAGCTTTATCATGGTCGGAATTTTCTTTATGATGTTTGTTGGTTCGTTTTTCTTAGTGTCTAAAATTCCGATGACCATTATGCCTGATGTTTATAACCGTTATTCAGAGTTGATGGTTGATCTGGAAACAGGTGTGTCTGTCGAGGACAAAGAAAAAATTGTTGAACAAATTAACGAAAGTCTCTCTAAGATTGAGGATGTTGAACAAAATTATGTAATGGATAATGGCTCTATGCTTTACACTATTATTAATATGACCAAAGGTAATGACATCGTAAAAGGACAAAAAGAAGTCAATGAGGAAATATTGAGCTCCTTACGAAAGATCCAAGAGGATTACCCTATTGAAGGCATTCAAACAGCTGCTTCAACAGGTGGAGGTTACCCTGTTCAAGTGTTAATTAAAGGTGAAAGCTTTGATGAGCTAAAAACAATTGCAGATAATTTCTCTAGTGAATTAGAAAAAATCGAAGGTATTGTGGCTGTGAAAAATTCTATTGAGCGTACTTCTGTTGAAGAAGTTGTGCAGTTAAAAGAGGATGCAAT
This Metabacillus endolithicus DNA region includes the following protein-coding sequences:
- a CDS encoding fumarate hydratase, coding for MENFYESMYQLIVETSTNLPKDVRRAIAAAKLKENAGTRSAMSLATITNNIKMADDNVSPICQDTGLPTFKIKVPVSANQIEMKKQIKRAIEQATKDGKLRPNSVDSISGDNSGDNLGDGTPVIKFEQWENDYIDARLILKGGGCENKNIQYSLPCELEGLGKAGRDLDGIRKCIMHSVYQAQGQGCSAGFIGVGIGGDRTSGYELAKEQLFRRVDDVNEREELRQLEEYVMENANELGIGTMGFGGETTLLGCKVGVINRIPASFFVSVAYNCWAYRRLGVYIDPETGAINEWLYQDGEEVDFSQDEVAATHEQSEQTREVILEAPITEEKIRELKVGDVVRINGMMYTGRDAIHKYLSENDSPVDLNGQVIYHCGPVMLKDEDGNYHVKAAGPTTSIREEPYQGDIMKRFGIRAVIGKGGMGPKTLKALGEHGGVYLNAIGGAAQYYADCIKSVEGVDLMQFGIPEAMWHLKVEGFTAVVTMDSHGNSLHADVDKSSLEKLAQFKEPVFK
- a CDS encoding efflux RND transporter permease subunit; amino-acid sequence: MLKFIVKRKILVSLVTVLVLIVGSYSLLKLDKELMPSINFDGAYVDVSAGEMSAIEVERTITNPLEQSIQGIDGVEEVTSTTSIGRSALNITIETGRGDEVSKEIESVVQSTTANISGINEVVTDQIGTSSPYEFYMDVSNGEMEEMTAFAEEVLEPRLEELPEVRDVSLAGIQEHEMVIEFDREKVQEKGLDISQISTIIGQANSEATLGELSEDQNAPSLRWNTKLESVEDVENIQIMTQTGAVELKEVADVAIDPKENSSFVWKNGTKDFVFVQIGRVADVTQIEMAEAIRAEIKEIKDEGLVKDFELNEMVAQADYVKESIDGVSSNIVIGGVIAVIILLLFLRNVRATIIVGLSIPTSILLTFLAMWALDYSLNMLTLIGLGLGIGMMVDSSIVILESIYRKKEQGLKPLESVVEGTKEVASAVFASMLTTIVVFLPIGLLGGEMGQFMILLSVVVSATLISSVIVSFTLIPSLSENFLKLGKKQVKKEGRLLKGYSHFVSWVVTKKRNSFIMVGIFFMMFVGSFFLVSKIPMTIMPDVYNRYSELMVDLETGVSVEDKEKIVEQINESLSKIEDVEQNYVMDNGSMLYTIINMTKGNDIVKGQKEVNEEILSSLRKIQEDYPIEGIQTAASTGGGYPVQVLIKGESFDELKTIADNFSSELEKIEGIVAVKNSIERTSVEEVVQLKEDAIEDAGLSSSQVRQFIEQAFLNMPLGEVTVEEENIPLIMKWNESTNNKDALLKLKIPTNDGEKSLSSFIELVSVDTPNEISHDEGDRFITVSADIKDTDLGTINREVQSLIEDFETPTGYNVSVAGDLEQQQELIQDMILILAISIFLVYLVMAVQFNNLAHPLVVMSIIPMTIVGVIAGLFITQRELSIMSGMGIVMLIGIVLNNAILLIDRTNQLRKEGYNVTEAIVAAGKDRIRPIFMTTLTTAGGMLPLALASGTSGNYQAPMATAIISGLLFATFITLVLIPAVYRIFNSIGNGFNRFSKKKNKKEKIIEEIAS
- a CDS encoding YfkD famly protein, which gives rise to MKRRLLISLVLLLSFSFSSAVLAEGKTQKPKMPGSVMDISKENTYPNPTQDLPYLQPSELTQQLIDTAEVPIENPDLIRILNESTISDAPLAFGYRATIYLGQWALNYESTETATNWEYQKINTNYQDNRGGKSQIQMHYRQEAQKSVKGGLTAKVPEAEHVKKMMLLEAMKKTNLPLAFETIIGAGTKKDQVYNVPPKKLGYLYAYAPAVSEKGKVTYGEVYLVLKGNKKSIVVKNITSQGIGAWIPLQDHASFGFVTSDQPR
- a CDS encoding YczE/YyaS/YitT family protein, which produces MKIRILFYLIGLFLMGFGVTLTIKADLGAGAWDALNVGLSNVVGLTVGSWVIIIGVILIFINALIVRGKPKLLAVVTILLIGFSVDFWLIVVMNNVHLSTLLLQVISLIAGIILIAIGVAMYLQTKFPANPIDQLMISLHERFQLNFMIAKTIGEVTALILAFILQGPIGVGTIIITFLIGPMIQWINKPMTKRYELLLKR
- a CDS encoding SE1561 family protein, which produces MGNAVHDKDSQLSYLKNRLNMFLEVIDSMDPESTDVDDVDRLIQMLDDLELKHNQFKKDWKE
- a CDS encoding mechanosensitive ion channel family protein yields the protein MEQTVAFLKEYELLKVIIVAILLAVSVFIINFFIRKFFQRTDFIEERKEKTIESMIRSVTRYAATIGFILYIISLFVENFGSILAGAGVAGIVIGFGAQSLIKDILAGMFLIYEKQLHQGDFITINNTFNGTVEEIGLRSLKVREWSGKLLTISNGEIKQIHNYNIDRMRVIERVVTSFREDPDKVWTVLEHTCEKINQELEDYLKRDSSDTIIEPFHLFGITSLNANYRGYEYAIIGLVDDQHYWNAAKEARKIIAKALFDENILLAEERVSLSQSKKIST